Proteins from a genomic interval of Rhodopseudomonas julia:
- the kdpB gene encoding potassium-transporting ATPase subunit KdpB — protein sequence MRRKPDISLFDMQVTGPAMRVALVKLDPRHLMKNPVIFVTEVAAALSTLLFLRGLVSGAGETAVVGQIAAWLWFTVYFATFAEAMAEGRGRARADTLRATQTETPAKLLVSLDATETRTVSSHTLKPGDLVLVEVGDIVPADGEIVDGIASVDESAITGESAPVIREAGGDRSAVTGGTRLVSDWLKVKVTSKPGETFLDRMIALVEGAERQKTPNEVALGILLAGMTIIFLIVTATLEPFLLYSGATVPVAFLIALLVTLIPTTIGGLLSAIGIAGMDRLVKANVIAKSGRAVEAAGDVDTLLLDKTGTITFGNRMADDFLPVSGTDERQLAELAHLASAADETPEGKSIVDLARKRLGRQIDHDDRVVTTIPFSAQTRISGADLKDGREIRKGASDAILAWCDKAATPELSRFIERIARSGGTPLVVAADRKPIGVVHLKDVVKPGIRERFAELRRMGVRTVMVTGDNPLTAAAIAAEAGVDDFLAEATPEKKLELIRAEQAGGKLVAMCGDGSNDAPALAQADVGVAMNSGTPAAKEAGNLIDLDSDPTKLIEIVLVGKQLLISRGSLTTFSIANDVAKYFAILPAIFVAAYPGLAALNVMRLESPASAILSAVIFNALVIIALIPLALKGVRYAPATAASLLRRNLLIYGLGGLIVPFIGIKAIDLLITSIAIV from the coding sequence AGACGGCGGTGGTGGGCCAGATCGCAGCCTGGCTCTGGTTCACGGTCTATTTCGCGACGTTTGCTGAAGCGATGGCGGAAGGTCGTGGCAGGGCGCGAGCCGACACGCTGCGGGCGACGCAGACCGAAACGCCAGCGAAGCTTCTCGTCTCCCTCGATGCGACGGAGACGCGGACGGTTTCGAGCCACACGCTGAAACCCGGCGATCTCGTTCTCGTCGAAGTGGGAGACATCGTCCCGGCGGACGGCGAGATCGTCGACGGCATCGCATCGGTCGACGAATCGGCGATCACCGGCGAATCCGCCCCGGTCATTCGCGAGGCGGGCGGCGACCGCTCCGCCGTCACCGGCGGCACGCGCCTCGTGTCGGACTGGCTCAAGGTCAAAGTGACGTCGAAGCCGGGCGAGACGTTTCTCGACCGCATGATCGCGCTCGTGGAGGGAGCGGAGCGGCAGAAGACCCCGAACGAGGTGGCGCTCGGGATCCTGCTTGCCGGCATGACCATCATCTTTCTGATCGTCACCGCGACGCTCGAGCCCTTCCTCCTCTATTCGGGGGCGACGGTGCCGGTGGCCTTCCTGATCGCGCTTCTCGTGACCCTGATCCCGACGACGATCGGAGGTCTTCTCTCGGCGATCGGGATTGCCGGAATGGACCGGTTGGTGAAGGCGAACGTCATTGCCAAGTCCGGTCGGGCCGTGGAGGCGGCAGGCGATGTCGACACGCTCCTTCTCGACAAGACCGGAACGATCACTTTCGGCAACCGGATGGCCGACGATTTTCTGCCGGTTTCAGGGACCGACGAACGGCAACTTGCCGAGCTGGCCCATCTCGCTTCGGCGGCAGACGAGACGCCGGAAGGAAAATCGATCGTCGACCTTGCCCGCAAGCGCCTCGGCCGGCAGATCGATCACGACGATCGCGTCGTGACGACCATTCCGTTTAGCGCGCAGACCCGTATTTCAGGGGCTGATCTGAAAGACGGACGCGAGATCCGCAAAGGGGCGAGCGACGCGATCCTCGCCTGGTGCGATAAGGCCGCGACGCCGGAACTCTCGCGCTTCATCGAACGCATCGCCCGCTCCGGCGGTACTCCTCTCGTCGTTGCGGCCGACCGCAAGCCGATCGGCGTCGTGCATCTGAAGGATGTTGTAAAACCCGGTATCCGAGAACGTTTCGCCGAGCTTCGGCGCATGGGGGTGCGCACCGTCATGGTGACGGGCGACAATCCGCTGACGGCGGCCGCGATCGCGGCCGAAGCCGGCGTCGACGACTTTCTGGCGGAAGCGACTCCGGAAAAGAAGCTCGAACTCATTCGTGCCGAGCAGGCGGGGGGCAAACTCGTCGCCATGTGCGGCGACGGCTCCAACGATGCGCCGGCGCTGGCGCAGGCCGATGTCGGCGTCGCGATGAATTCCGGGACACCCGCCGCCAAGGAGGCCGGCAATCTCATCGATCTCGACAGCGATCCGACGAAACTCATCGAGATCGTGCTGGTCGGTAAGCAGCTCCTGATCAGTCGAGGCTCGCTCACGACCTTTTCGATCGCCAATGACGTAGCGAAATATTTCGCGATCCTGCCGGCGATTTTCGTGGCCGCTTATCCCGGTCTCGCAGCGCTCAACGTCATGCGACTGGAAAGCCCGGCAAGCGCCATCCTCTCGGCGGTGATCTTCAACGCGCTCGTCATCATCGCGCTCATTCCGCTCGCCTTGAAGGGCGTGCGCTATGCGCCGGCGACGGCCGCGAGCCTCTTGCGGCGCAACCTTCTCATCTACGGCCTCGGGGGGCTCATCGTGCCCTTCATCGGCATCAAGGCCATCGACCTTCTCATCACCTCCATCGCCATCGTCTGA